A genomic segment from Lignipirellula cremea encodes:
- a CDS encoding DUF1552 domain-containing protein, with translation MLNRRNMLQGMAAGAGSALGLSLFPERLLASGAGNGTPKRIVFFMQNQGFDPATCIPKGMTSSGSLAKAKLPEPIEALEPYKEKLHIINGLHGMHTSPSHSAFFGALGGYRGGDGVPPSASTIDHELSKALPQTLLPHLCIGMDSIENMTTKPTIATLSASGAGQPIFMHSNPNHLYQMLYGGISTGDIRLQHEAKSNVLNQIERLAAAKGRSLPTADQQRYGQYVQGFRDMNGLRDRLETVADRLRKFAPKVDERYTNPEFETDWHDVLLDLGISALASGITNTLTIGSGRGEIFGAWKGLGVEQQGHNLGHMGQPDNPIWIKIRQYNSRMLARIVDSLESVPEGSGTMMDHTLIVYTSNNADKQHTSGANWPVMLLGNLDGAFKTGCFTQLDGKRPLNALFTSLLHAAGAPCDRFNMDEKLAKKFDSSTGPLKEVLA, from the coding sequence ATGCTTAACCGTAGAAACATGCTCCAGGGAATGGCGGCAGGCGCCGGCTCGGCATTGGGACTCTCGCTTTTTCCCGAACGACTTCTGGCGTCAGGGGCCGGAAACGGGACTCCCAAGCGCATCGTCTTCTTCATGCAGAACCAGGGCTTTGATCCGGCCACCTGCATTCCCAAGGGGATGACCAGCAGCGGCTCGCTGGCGAAAGCCAAACTTCCCGAGCCGATCGAAGCGCTTGAGCCTTACAAAGAGAAACTGCATATCATCAACGGTCTGCACGGCATGCACACCAGCCCGTCGCATAGCGCGTTTTTCGGGGCGCTCGGCGGCTATCGAGGCGGCGACGGGGTTCCGCCCAGTGCGTCAACGATCGATCATGAGTTGAGCAAAGCTCTGCCGCAGACGCTGCTGCCGCACCTCTGCATTGGCATGGACTCGATTGAGAACATGACGACCAAGCCGACAATTGCCACGCTTTCCGCCAGCGGCGCCGGCCAGCCGATCTTCATGCACTCGAATCCGAATCACCTTTACCAGATGCTCTATGGCGGCATCTCCACCGGCGACATTCGTCTGCAGCACGAAGCCAAGTCGAACGTACTCAACCAGATCGAACGCCTGGCCGCCGCCAAGGGACGATCCCTGCCGACGGCGGACCAGCAGCGATACGGTCAGTATGTTCAAGGCTTCCGGGATATGAATGGCCTGCGCGACCGCCTCGAAACCGTCGCCGATCGACTGCGTAAATTCGCCCCCAAGGTGGACGAGCGATACACCAACCCCGAGTTCGAGACCGACTGGCACGATGTGCTGCTCGACCTGGGCATTTCGGCGCTCGCCTCGGGGATCACCAATACTCTGACGATCGGCTCAGGCCGGGGCGAGATTTTCGGCGCCTGGAAGGGGCTGGGTGTGGAGCAGCAGGGCCACAACCTGGGGCACATGGGACAGCCCGACAACCCGATCTGGATCAAAATCCGCCAGTACAACAGCCGTATGCTCGCACGGATTGTGGATTCGCTGGAGAGCGTGCCCGAAGGCAGCGGCACCATGATGGACCACACGCTGATCGTTTACACCAGCAACAACGCCGACAAGCAGCACACCAGCGGCGCCAACTGGCCCGTCATGCTGCTGGGCAACCTCGATGGCGCCTTTAAAACCGGCTGCTTCACGCAACTGGACGGCAAGCGACCTCTCAATGCGCTATTCACGTCGCTCCTGCATGCCGCCGGAGCTCCCTGTGATCGCTTCAATATGGATGAGAAACTCGCCAAGAAGTTCGATTCCAGCACGGGCCCGCTGAAGGAAGTGCTGGCATGA
- a CDS encoding DUF1588 domain-containing protein, whose protein sequence is MTLSKTAFAWTIILALGWLSPVRGETYTPGQKVAGNYESFARPFLQNHCVDCHGESDPEGGLSLEDLGPVDAINAGVWTSVWAQVTLKEMPPEDAEQPGVVERLRFSAWIVEELTREMRDKGGFRAHLDPNKGNFVDHQLLFGPLPDGVQLVPTSSPARLWRVTPQEHITRLNELINTEPEFDPTRPGLRTHGDMVPTNHGGELKLYFGVDRIIQWQGGTVAYATSVKSTPAVLSSARDHGLKNYPDFYTVNSAEATQILSIAKDIIRYMAYGPLSIAEAYQITDDPKSIADKMQGDLRGLPTSIVYSTKVVRPLTPVYELMQEEGLSEERVRAAVIYLFEALTFRPPSSQESDDYVTIVKQSAAKLGKEDGVVLGLSSIFLDRDALFRPELVESGQADERGRVMLQDWELGLAVNHALSYLRPDKELRQAVLEGRMRTKADVKREVERMLADDSIRKPRILQFFRDYLDYDMGGYICKDAKALGETGVSNRGASHYRAMFDATASTDRLIELLLQEDQDVFRRLLTTDKVVATNADKVYFGKKRSKEEVAASLAAARKAEAAAAAKAEAQLEAWKKANPGKKPPQQEAKRKGPNINHQVAEASLSGPNIWARVSRRSFGAGSMKPDRILATAPAGQRLGVLTHPSWLVSHSDAMDNHAIRRGRWIRERLLGGGIPDVPITVDAMLPDEPENTLRERMRVTREAYCWTCHKKMDPLGLTFEMYNHAGLFRETELGQPVDTSGEIIDSGDPALDGEVANALELIEKIASSERAEQVFVRHAFRFWMGRNETLNDAPVLQAAHRAYKENGGSMKALLTSLLTSDAFLYRTSTSATLAETN, encoded by the coding sequence ATGACCCTGAGCAAGACCGCGTTTGCGTGGACCATCATCCTGGCGCTGGGCTGGCTTTCTCCGGTTCGAGGCGAGACCTATACGCCCGGCCAGAAAGTCGCGGGGAACTATGAGAGCTTCGCCCGACCGTTCCTGCAGAACCACTGCGTCGATTGTCATGGCGAGAGCGATCCCGAAGGAGGCCTTTCGCTGGAGGATCTGGGGCCGGTGGACGCCATCAACGCCGGCGTGTGGACCAGCGTTTGGGCGCAGGTCACCCTGAAGGAAATGCCGCCAGAGGACGCGGAGCAACCCGGCGTCGTGGAGCGACTTCGGTTTTCCGCATGGATCGTCGAGGAGCTCACCCGGGAGATGCGGGACAAAGGCGGCTTTCGCGCTCACCTTGATCCCAACAAGGGCAACTTCGTCGACCACCAGCTGCTCTTTGGGCCGCTGCCTGACGGCGTCCAGCTCGTGCCAACCTCGTCGCCGGCGCGCCTGTGGCGCGTGACGCCGCAGGAACACATCACGCGGCTGAATGAATTGATCAATACCGAGCCAGAATTCGATCCGACCAGACCAGGTCTGCGCACCCATGGCGATATGGTTCCGACAAACCACGGCGGCGAACTCAAGCTCTATTTTGGCGTCGATCGCATTATCCAGTGGCAGGGGGGCACGGTCGCTTACGCCACCTCCGTCAAAAGCACGCCCGCCGTGCTTTCCTCGGCGCGTGATCATGGATTAAAGAACTACCCCGACTTCTATACGGTCAACAGCGCTGAAGCGACGCAGATCCTGAGCATCGCGAAAGATATCATCCGCTACATGGCGTATGGCCCGCTCAGTATTGCCGAAGCGTATCAAATCACCGACGACCCCAAGTCGATCGCCGACAAAATGCAGGGCGACCTGCGCGGCCTGCCGACGAGTATCGTCTACAGCACGAAGGTCGTCCGCCCCCTGACGCCCGTCTATGAATTGATGCAGGAAGAGGGCCTGAGTGAGGAACGGGTCCGGGCGGCAGTAATTTATCTGTTCGAGGCGCTGACATTTCGCCCTCCAAGCAGCCAGGAGTCCGACGATTACGTGACGATTGTCAAACAGTCGGCGGCCAAACTGGGCAAGGAAGACGGCGTGGTCCTCGGGCTTTCTTCGATCTTTCTGGATCGTGACGCTCTCTTCCGACCGGAACTGGTGGAAAGCGGCCAGGCCGATGAGCGCGGCCGCGTGATGCTGCAGGACTGGGAACTCGGTCTGGCGGTCAATCATGCGTTGTCTTATCTCCGGCCCGACAAAGAGTTGCGACAAGCCGTCCTGGAAGGACGCATGCGGACAAAGGCTGATGTCAAACGCGAGGTGGAACGAATGCTGGCCGACGACAGCATCCGCAAGCCTCGCATCCTGCAGTTCTTCCGCGACTACCTCGACTACGACATGGGCGGTTACATCTGTAAAGACGCCAAGGCCCTGGGCGAAACCGGCGTCAGCAATCGTGGCGCCTCCCACTACCGGGCCATGTTCGACGCCACGGCGAGCACCGATCGTCTGATCGAACTCCTCCTGCAGGAGGACCAGGATGTCTTCCGCCGTTTGCTGACGACGGACAAAGTGGTGGCCACGAACGCGGACAAGGTCTACTTCGGAAAGAAACGATCCAAAGAAGAAGTCGCTGCCTCCCTCGCCGCCGCCAGAAAGGCCGAAGCCGCCGCCGCCGCCAAAGCAGAGGCTCAGCTCGAAGCCTGGAAGAAGGCCAACCCCGGCAAGAAACCTCCCCAGCAGGAAGCCAAAAGAAAAGGCCCAAATATCAATCACCAGGTGGCCGAAGCCAGCCTGTCCGGGCCGAACATCTGGGCCCGCGTAAGTCGCCGCAGTTTTGGCGCCGGCTCGATGAAGCCGGATCGTATCCTGGCGACGGCTCCCGCCGGACAGCGGCTGGGCGTCCTGACCCATCCCAGCTGGCTCGTTTCCCACTCCGATGCGATGGATAACCACGCCATCCGACGCGGACGCTGGATTCGCGAACGGCTGCTCGGCGGAGGCATCCCTGACGTACCGATCACGGTCGATGCGATGCTGCCTGACGAACCCGAAAACACCCTCCGGGAACGGATGCGAGTCACCCGGGAAGCCTATTGCTGGACCTGTCATAAAAAGATGGATCCGCTGGGGCTGACGTTTGAAATGTACAACCATGCAGGTTTGTTCCGGGAAACCGAACTTGGCCAGCCAGTTGACACAAGCGGCGAAATCATCGACTCGGGCGATCCCGCCCTTGACGGCGAAGTAGCCAACGCCCTTGAATTGATAGAGAAAATCGCCAGCAGCGAGCGTGCCGAGCAAGTCTTCGTGCGTCATGCATTCCGCTTCTGGATGGGCCGCAACGAAACGCTCAACGACGCTCCTGTTCTCCAGGCAGCCCATCGAGCCTACAAAGAGAACGGCGGCAGCATGAAAGCCCTGCTGACTTCGCTGCTCACGTCCGATGCCTTTCTGTATCGCACATCCACCAGTGCGACGCTGGCCGAAACGAACTAA